From Mycobacterium sp. HUMS_12744610, one genomic window encodes:
- a CDS encoding zinc finger domain-containing protein — MGVPGVGVPYGIECPVCEAPPGLTCGGEDEYHVGRLRAWRGGEAVRRDIVERMRVSNC, encoded by the coding sequence ATGGGGGTTCCGGGGGTGGGCGTGCCGTATGGGATCGAGTGCCCAGTGTGTGAGGCTCCGCCCGGCTTAACCTGCGGCGGGGAGGACGAGTACCACGTCGGCCGGCTGCGGGCCTGGCGCGGCGGGGAAGCGGTTCGGCGCGACATCGTCGAGCGGATGCGCGTCTCTAACTGCTGA